Within the Medicago truncatula cultivar Jemalong A17 chromosome 4, MtrunA17r5.0-ANR, whole genome shotgun sequence genome, the region TGTCCCATGGAATTTGAAGAGGGGTTACCTCTTTATGTAATGTACTTTGATGGATGAAATTGAAAAGTTATATAAGGAGTAATAATCAGAGGAGTCAAATACCAATTTAGCTTCTCAAATTGTAGGAgtaaatttagttgttttcctaAATAGTATAGTGGTGGTTAGAATTTCTTAAAAGAATAAAGGGAGTAATAGTCACTTTGGTCCATTAATACGTAATGAGTAGTCACAATAGTCTTTCAATGTatacaaatttcaaaatagtccaTGATCATGCAAttcgttagtcaaaatagtttcTGATGTTAAAATGCTTCATTAATACTGTCATATCAGTCTTTCAATATACTTAGTTATTGTTATATCAGTTCTTATAAGTATTTACTTATTGTCAATTTAATCATTAATGAAAAGAGTTATTGTGAGCATTGAGAGATTATTTTAGCACCAGTGATTATTTTGACCAACAGAGTGGACAatcagggactattttgaaatttggatACATTGAAGAACTATTGTGACTATTCATTACTCATTCGGGAACCAAAGTGACTATTATCCCAAGAATAAATGGCGAATTCAAAGTTCTATCTCCGACTCCTacatatataatgcaatgtttctatttctaccaattgagctatgctGACCGAGACCGATTTAGTCTCTTTAGATAATAGTTAATTTATTTGCCTTTAGCTGGTTGTGTAATGTTTTATTCATTCTTGACCCAAATAGGCTGAAGTGCTTTCAGGGCTGCTTTACAAGCTTAAATACTCACCTCCTGATAGGTACAATAGTTGTTATTTCTAAACAAGCTTATGTAGATTATCATTTATCAATATGAAATTGGTGacctaaataatttttttattttttgttaaatcaaaaAACTCATGATAAACCTGAAGCATGAGATAATAAATTGATCTTGTGTAAAACATTAGCAACTAATGTATATACTATTATTTAGGTATGCTTGTTTGGTGGCTGAGAATGATCAAGATTCACCAAAGGAACTTGTGGGTGTTATAGATGTTACTGTAATGAGAGACCAAGATGTGCTTGAACATCTCCCTGCTGATGCACAAGAGTACCTTTACATATCAGGCATAGCTGTCTCCAATGCTTTCAGGTGATTAAAAGATTTTATTACTATGACATCTCTGAAATATTCAAGtatttttaaataggtcattgaaataaaatatttgcaaCTGAGTCCCtgaacacacaaaaaaaaaaactgttatatagtgactgatattagatatcaaaatatcaaatcGATCGCTAACATTAGCAACTAGTGGTTTAACAACATTTTACACATTGATATTTTTCATGTGATGTTgtgaaactatatgttaatgagaCTAATTGATGGCACAGGAGGAGGAAAATAGCAACTGCTATGTTAAAAGCATGTGACATAATATCCAATTTGTGGGGTAATGAGTTTCTTGTCCTTAGAGCTTATGAAGAAGATTTGGGTGCTCGAACATTGTACACAAATGCAGGCTATCAACTTGTGTCTAAAGATCCACCATGGACAAGTAATTGGGTTGGAAGGAAATGTCGTGTTCTTATGATCAAAAGAATTAGTTTATTGCCTAATTCAGTagaatattaattcaaaaattCAGACAAAATATCAGAAATGGAAAATGTATTATATGTACATAGCATGTGGAAGCATATTTACTTCATTATTTCTCATTGACTACACACAAAACAAGTTTATTCAATACTATTTCAGTGTCATCGATCGTGGATAGCGAAAAATAGCATGTTGTTTAAATCTTTTTGAAGACGGTAATAAAATGGTCATTAGCATATAAccagaaaaaaattcaaaacatagcTCAAGTTATTAAGTTTACTGCTGAACTTCTAAGAGTTTTATGAAATACAATTGCTGCAATCCTGCATAATTGAAATAAGATTGTCATatgtatctatatatatattttgaaatatatagtGAACACAGTACGAAAGGTGACACGAGAGAAGTGTGATCTGAGATCGATAGAGAAGAACAATCAAAGAGA harbors:
- the LOC120580115 gene encoding uncharacterized protein encodes the protein MAHLFSSNPHISHKHVICSNFRYYDVITTPKNACYRVRRKRKTWSVSKIQCCSSNSTSSSEQLYFADQKVKLEIENSSENMKQNLDFLVCEYGWRIRRLIENADEIKMAALVQAEAFHDPVALFNDLFFQFFKAEVLSGLLYKLKYSPPDRYACLVAENDQDSPKELVGVIDVTVMRDQDVLEHLPADAQEYLYISGIAVSNAFRRRKIATAMLKACDIISNLWGNEFLVLRAYEEDLGARTLYTNAGYQLVSKDPPWTSNWVGRKCRVLMIKRISLLPNSVEY